A window of the Streptomyces luomodiensis genome harbors these coding sequences:
- a CDS encoding CaiB/BaiF CoA transferase family protein translates to MTETPAPLHGVTVVDISSSYAAPTASMYLGDMGADVIKIEPLRGDDARGWGPPFLNGEAAWFLSVNRNKKSLCLDIRTDDGRDVLFRMLETADVFIENLNPAKLERHGLGLDTLRKTFPRLVICALSGFGLDGPDAHLPGYDLIAQARSGMMSVTGDAGVPQRVSTALSDIAAGTVAAYAIAAALVRQQKHGVGEVVDVSLLDADLAFMAPRIASYLAGDPEPRPCGGTDSVVSIYQPFGTSDRPVVVAVGNDRIWQRACAALGLEELAADPELASNAGRRSRRAEVVAAFEAVLSTMTCADALKALQDVGVPCAPISSLSEVVDDPQVQAREAIVTQPHPRAGDFRGVGSPWRLGTQTDRTPRLSAPLQGEHGREILTGVGFEAQAIDELVEAGVVWLP, encoded by the coding sequence ATGACTGAAACACCTGCCCCGCTGCATGGTGTCACCGTGGTCGACATCTCGTCGTCGTACGCGGCGCCGACCGCCTCCATGTACCTCGGTGACATGGGGGCCGATGTCATCAAGATCGAACCCCTGCGGGGCGATGACGCCCGCGGGTGGGGGCCGCCCTTCCTCAACGGCGAAGCGGCCTGGTTCCTGTCGGTCAACCGCAACAAGAAGAGCCTGTGCCTGGACATCCGCACCGATGACGGTCGGGATGTTCTCTTCCGGATGCTCGAGACGGCGGACGTGTTCATCGAGAACCTGAACCCGGCCAAGCTGGAACGCCACGGGCTGGGCCTGGACACCTTGCGGAAGACCTTCCCTCGTCTCGTGATATGTGCTCTCTCCGGATTCGGGCTCGACGGCCCCGATGCCCACCTGCCGGGTTACGACCTGATCGCCCAGGCCAGGTCCGGGATGATGAGTGTGACCGGCGACGCCGGGGTCCCGCAGCGCGTCAGCACAGCGCTGTCCGACATCGCGGCGGGGACCGTCGCGGCGTACGCGATAGCCGCGGCACTGGTCCGGCAACAGAAGCACGGCGTCGGCGAGGTCGTCGATGTGTCTCTGCTCGACGCCGACCTGGCCTTCATGGCGCCCCGTATCGCCAGCTATCTGGCGGGCGACCCCGAGCCGCGCCCCTGTGGAGGCACCGACTCCGTGGTCTCGATCTATCAGCCGTTCGGTACCAGCGACCGACCCGTTGTGGTCGCTGTAGGGAACGACCGTATCTGGCAGCGCGCCTGTGCCGCGCTGGGCCTCGAGGAACTGGCCGCCGATCCCGAACTCGCCAGCAACGCCGGTCGCCGGTCTCGTCGAGCGGAGGTGGTCGCCGCTTTCGAAGCCGTCCTGTCCACGATGACCTGCGCCGACGCGCTCAAGGCGCTTCAGGACGTAGGGGTGCCGTGTGCGCCGATCAGCTCGCTTTCCGAGGTTGTCGACGACCCCCAGGTACAGGCGCGCGAGGCCATCGTGACCCAGCCGCACCCGCGGGCCGGGGACTTCCGCGGGGTCGGAAGTCCGTGGCGGCTCGGCACTCAGACCGACCGCACGCCCCGCCTGTCGGCCCCGCTACAGGGCGAGCACGGCAGGGAGATTCTGACCGGCGTCGGCTTCGAGGCTCAGGCGATCGACGAACTCGTGGAAGCAGGTGTCGTATGGCTTCCCTGA
- a CDS encoding enoyl-CoA hydratase/isomerase family protein: MASLIEVEDADRVRTITLNRPERLNALNSSVLAALSVEIRSGAEDPRVRCFVIRGAGERAFSAGADLEEIRGIDVGQAHAFIRRGHDTINAIERSPVPVLAEVDGFALGGGLELMLACHVIIASDRSQFGLPEARIGCIPGFGGTQRLPRTLGKAAAFHLMLTGERIDAARAWATGLLSVPPVAAAELRSETERTARLIASGSRTGLANLLEAGRQATAGPALEHEAALAALSIASADGQEGITSFAERREPSFTEE, from the coding sequence ATGGCTTCCCTGATCGAGGTGGAGGACGCCGACCGGGTGCGGACCATCACGCTGAACCGTCCCGAGCGGCTCAACGCGCTCAACAGTTCCGTACTGGCTGCCCTGTCCGTCGAGATCCGCTCGGGCGCCGAGGACCCCAGGGTGCGGTGTTTCGTCATTCGCGGCGCCGGCGAGCGGGCCTTCAGCGCCGGCGCCGACCTGGAGGAGATCCGGGGCATCGACGTCGGCCAGGCCCACGCCTTCATTCGCCGTGGCCACGACACGATCAACGCGATCGAGCGCTCACCCGTTCCGGTGCTGGCCGAGGTGGATGGCTTCGCACTGGGCGGAGGACTCGAGCTGATGCTGGCGTGTCACGTGATCATCGCTTCCGACCGCAGCCAGTTCGGCCTCCCGGAGGCGCGCATCGGCTGTATCCCCGGCTTTGGTGGAACCCAGCGCCTGCCCAGGACCCTGGGGAAGGCGGCGGCCTTCCACCTGATGCTGACCGGGGAGCGTATAGATGCGGCTCGAGCCTGGGCGACCGGGCTGCTTTCCGTCCCGCCCGTCGCAGCGGCCGAGCTGCGCTCCGAGACGGAGCGGACGGCACGGCTGATCGCCTCCGGGAGCCGTACGGGCCTGGCCAACCTGCTGGAAGCCGGGCGGCAGGCGACGGCAGGGCCGGCACTCGAGCACGAGGCCGCCCTGGCCGCCCTGTCGATCGCCTCCGCCGACGGCCAGGAGGGCATCACCTCCTTCGCCGAGCGGCGCGAACCTTCCTTCACCGAGGAGTGA
- a CDS encoding acyl-CoA dehydrogenase family protein has translation MTPATDLPLPADEATVISALETVIAETVAPAAEAVDREGTFPAPSLQVLAQAGLGGLLMPATLGGRGTSTATYAEALARVAAACGSTSTVYMTQMHCAHPLHLLGRADQHETWIPALCSGAAVGAIALTEPEAGSDVASMRTTARRDGDSYVINGEKTFISNGDVADIIVLFATVDPGLGKDGITAFLIDTAETDGLEAGKPMKKLGQKGASTVTLSFVDCRVPVGARLGAEGEGYPLLLRSVTKSRISAAAQGVGFAQGAFDAVVGHCAERGLLSSRNRSAQDLQFELARLRAEIAAGRSMLREVCELVDASDEDPTAEVSMVKLHCTALGVRTASACVELLGDDGDRDDIGAERRLRDAKITEIYDGTNQVQSMLVARDIRLSAQA, from the coding sequence GTGACCCCCGCCACCGACCTGCCGCTTCCGGCAGACGAGGCCACCGTGATCAGCGCTCTCGAGACCGTGATCGCCGAGACCGTGGCCCCGGCGGCCGAGGCCGTGGACCGAGAGGGAACCTTCCCCGCGCCCTCCCTCCAGGTTCTCGCCCAGGCGGGCCTCGGAGGGCTCCTGATGCCTGCGACTCTCGGCGGGCGCGGCACCTCCACGGCAACGTACGCCGAGGCACTCGCCCGGGTCGCGGCCGCTTGTGGCTCGACCTCGACCGTCTACATGACGCAGATGCACTGCGCCCATCCTCTTCATCTCCTGGGCCGCGCAGACCAGCATGAGACCTGGATACCCGCGCTCTGCTCGGGAGCTGCCGTCGGCGCGATCGCCCTGACGGAGCCCGAAGCCGGGTCGGACGTCGCCTCGATGCGTACCACCGCACGCCGCGACGGCGACTCGTACGTGATCAATGGAGAGAAGACGTTCATTTCCAACGGCGATGTCGCCGACATCATCGTGCTCTTTGCGACGGTCGACCCTGGCCTCGGCAAGGACGGCATCACCGCCTTCCTCATCGACACGGCCGAGACCGACGGCCTGGAGGCCGGCAAACCGATGAAGAAGCTGGGGCAGAAGGGCGCGTCCACGGTCACTCTCAGCTTCGTGGACTGCCGTGTTCCGGTGGGCGCCCGGCTCGGAGCCGAAGGCGAGGGCTACCCCTTGCTGCTGCGGTCCGTGACGAAGTCGCGGATCAGCGCGGCGGCCCAAGGCGTTGGCTTCGCCCAAGGAGCGTTCGACGCGGTCGTGGGCCACTGCGCGGAGCGCGGTCTGCTCTCGTCCCGGAACCGGAGCGCCCAGGACCTGCAGTTCGAACTCGCCCGGCTCCGTGCCGAGATCGCTGCGGGGCGGTCGATGCTGCGTGAGGTCTGTGAGTTGGTCGACGCCAGCGACGAGGACCCGACGGCCGAGGTCTCGATGGTCAAGCTGCATTGCACGGCCCTGGGCGTCCGTACCGCTTCGGCCTGCGTCGAGCTGCTTGGCGACGACGGTGACCGCGACGACATCGGTGCTGAGCGGCGACTGCGCGACGCGAAGATCACAGAGATCTATGACGGCACCAACCAGGTCCAGAGCATGCTCGTCGCCCGGGACATCCGTCTCTCGGCCCAGGCGTGA